The following proteins are encoded in a genomic region of Catellatospora sp. TT07R-123:
- a CDS encoding emopamil-binding family protein, protein MRTPLMSANLPLRERRIDIFSAVVFSVFTVTSLISDLMPTLGFDFSKPSSNFILNSNYWYAHDTDPLFMQPPVWMRIVTGLSALVYMPFYLVLVYALIRGRNWIQLPAVVYATMISTITGVIVFGVEFFGEAQWQTPNPAKFLAFNLPYVLLPLLLLARMRKPEPFTRRW, encoded by the coding sequence GTGAGGACACCCCTGATGAGCGCCAACCTGCCCCTGCGCGAGCGCCGGATCGACATCTTCTCCGCGGTCGTGTTCAGCGTGTTCACCGTGACGTCGCTGATCTCCGACCTGATGCCGACACTCGGCTTCGACTTCAGCAAGCCGTCGTCGAACTTCATCCTCAACTCGAACTACTGGTACGCCCACGACACCGACCCGCTGTTCATGCAGCCGCCGGTGTGGATGCGCATCGTGACCGGCCTGTCCGCGCTGGTCTACATGCCGTTCTACCTCGTGCTGGTGTACGCGCTGATCCGCGGCCGCAACTGGATCCAGCTCCCCGCGGTCGTCTACGCGACGATGATCTCCACGATCACCGGGGTCATCGTCTTCGGCGTCGAGTTCTTCGGCGAGGCGCAGTGGCAGACCCCCAACCCGGCCAAGTTCCTCGCCTTCAACCTGCCGTACGTGCTGCTCCCGCTGCTGCTCCTGGCGCGGATGCGCAAGCCGGAGCCGTTCACGCGCCGGTGGTGA
- a CDS encoding glycosyltransferase family 39 protein, with the protein MQLHLYYGPGVRSMSRSWTAWWSGAWDPAATTTFDKLPGTFWLQALSARVFGFTPWAVLLPSLIASVAAIAMLYVLVSRWLGPGTGVLAAVFFATTPLVAALARTQIPDPVLIALLLGAALTWQQATRTARTSPLLWTAVIVGAAFQVKMAQAWLVWVPFALAYLVYAPTSLARRAWQLALAGLVTVAVSLSWMVGFTLVPAASRPYVDGSVDNSIWSMVFGYNGFNRYGVDNTGAQMFGIGGPPGKAEGPAWLYLLRDGVAPQIGWLYLFALAGVAAAAVQLVRRRDSAPATAAMYLMWPVWTAVHAVAFAGSVKAHSFYNLALVPAVAALAAAGAHQLRAAYHRPGWQRWLLPSVVAASAWWAWELSGRFAFAPWLPAAALGSGLGAAAVLAAVNLVRAGGPTRAVAFGLAVVALAVAPATWALSVTGKTSVSDAHRPAGGPASREVASVLSGRMLRLLPAAQVEAITAFLDAHRGGEQFQVAVPWAPQAGQFLLRDVAVLPVGGFTAQAPTVTPQRLDELVTTGALRFALVDGPQTQGRPTVDYPLYAQWAAASCRPVPGYTQPLYVLYDCRR; encoded by the coding sequence ATGCAGCTGCACCTGTACTACGGCCCCGGTGTGCGCAGCATGTCGCGCAGCTGGACGGCGTGGTGGTCCGGTGCCTGGGATCCGGCCGCGACCACCACGTTCGACAAGCTGCCCGGCACGTTCTGGCTCCAGGCGCTGTCGGCCCGGGTGTTCGGCTTCACCCCCTGGGCTGTCCTGCTGCCCTCGCTGATCGCGAGCGTCGCCGCCATCGCCATGCTCTACGTGCTGGTCTCGCGGTGGCTCGGCCCGGGAACGGGCGTCCTGGCCGCGGTGTTCTTCGCGACGACACCGCTGGTGGCGGCGCTGGCCCGCACCCAGATCCCGGATCCCGTCCTGATCGCGCTGCTCCTGGGGGCGGCGCTCACCTGGCAGCAGGCCACCCGCACCGCGCGTACCAGCCCCCTGCTGTGGACGGCGGTGATCGTCGGTGCGGCGTTCCAGGTCAAGATGGCGCAGGCGTGGCTGGTGTGGGTGCCGTTCGCGCTGGCCTACCTGGTGTACGCCCCGACCAGCCTGGCTCGCCGAGCATGGCAGCTGGCGCTCGCCGGGCTGGTCACCGTCGCCGTCTCGCTGTCGTGGATGGTCGGGTTCACGCTGGTTCCCGCCGCGTCACGGCCCTACGTCGACGGGTCGGTCGACAACTCGATCTGGTCGATGGTGTTCGGCTACAACGGGTTCAACCGCTACGGGGTGGACAACACCGGGGCCCAGATGTTCGGCATCGGCGGCCCGCCGGGCAAGGCCGAGGGACCCGCCTGGCTGTACCTGCTGCGCGACGGCGTCGCGCCGCAGATCGGCTGGCTGTACCTGTTCGCCCTGGCGGGTGTCGCAGCGGCAGCGGTCCAGCTCGTCCGCCGCCGCGACAGCGCACCGGCGACGGCGGCGATGTACCTGATGTGGCCGGTCTGGACAGCCGTCCACGCGGTCGCGTTCGCCGGCAGCGTGAAAGCGCACAGCTTCTACAACCTCGCCCTGGTTCCGGCTGTCGCGGCGCTGGCCGCAGCAGGCGCTCACCAGCTCCGGGCCGCCTATCACCGGCCCGGCTGGCAGCGGTGGCTGCTGCCGTCGGTCGTCGCGGCCAGCGCCTGGTGGGCGTGGGAGCTGTCCGGCCGGTTCGCCTTCGCACCGTGGCTGCCCGCCGCCGCGCTCGGCAGCGGTCTCGGCGCCGCGGCGGTGCTCGCCGCAGTGAACCTCGTCCGGGCAGGCGGACCGACCAGGGCGGTGGCCTTCGGCCTGGCCGTGGTGGCGCTGGCGGTGGCACCGGCGACCTGGGCCCTGTCGGTCACCGGGAAGACCAGCGTCTCCGACGCCCACCGGCCGGCCGGCGGACCGGCCTCACGAGAGGTCGCCTCGGTGCTGTCGGGACGTATGCTGCGGCTGCTGCCCGCCGCGCAGGTGGAAGCGATCACCGCGTTCCTGGACGCCCATCGCGGCGGGGAGCAGTTCCAGGTGGCGGTGCCGTGGGCGCCGCAGGCCGGGCAGTTCCTGCTACGCGATGTGGCGGTGCTGCCGGTCGGCGGGTTCACCGCACAGGCACCGACGGTCACACCGCAGCGGCTCGACGAGCTGGTCACCACCGGTGCGCTGCGGTTCGCGCTGGTCGACGGCCCGCAGACCCAGGGGCGGCCGACGGTGGACTACCCGCTGTACGCGCAGTGGGCGGCCGCGTCGTGCCGGCCGGTGCCCGGGTACACCCAGCCCCTCTATGTCCTCTACGACTGCCGCCGCTGA
- a CDS encoding Chromate resistance protein ChrB, protein MKGMSTHPTGTWVLLAYRIPREPSRPRIAVWRRLEALGVARLGDGLVALPADARTREHLDWIAEEVTEAGGAATVWVATAGSPAQERAVAQTMRDARAAEYEQIAAAARAAAGEDAAERRRALRRLREELRRVGRRDYFPPPQRQLAHSAVQALVEPNGAVVDAERIA, encoded by the coding sequence ATGAAGGGCATGAGCACCCACCCGACCGGAACGTGGGTGCTGCTGGCGTACCGCATCCCCCGTGAACCGTCCCGGCCCCGGATCGCGGTGTGGCGCAGGCTCGAAGCCCTGGGCGTGGCCAGGCTCGGCGACGGCCTCGTCGCGCTGCCGGCCGACGCGCGCACCCGCGAGCATCTCGACTGGATCGCCGAGGAGGTCACCGAGGCCGGCGGTGCCGCCACCGTCTGGGTGGCCACGGCGGGCAGCCCTGCCCAGGAACGAGCCGTCGCCCAGACCATGCGCGACGCGCGGGCTGCCGAATACGAGCAGATCGCCGCCGCAGCCCGCGCGGCGGCGGGCGAGGACGCGGCCGAGCGCAGACGTGCGCTGCGCAGGCTGCGCGAGGAACTGCGCCGTGTCGGACGGCGTGACTACTTCCCGCCGCCGCAGCGCCAGCTGGCCCACTCCGCCGTGCAGGCGCTGGTGGAGCCGAACGGCGCCGTGGTCGACGCGGAGCGCATCGCGTGA
- a CDS encoding phosphotransferase family protein: MSGPGPMPRRLDDVRDLVAARLPGRRVGAVRLLGQGLDNVAYEVGGELIVRFSREADPVRRAALTEREARVLAAVAALSPLPVPVPAFAVPEQGCLAYPKLPGVPLADMPRRWRETHGAPIAEALGDLLAVLHADPVEPWAELVGVDDQPPAGWLREAAETYRAVAGQVPAVHRRAVEAFLDAAPPRDGHRRVFSHNDLGIEHVLVDPAGRAVTGVIDWSDAAVCDPAYDLGLVYRDLGPAALRAALGRRRDGAGEVAALAVRAVFYARCSVFEDLAYGLHTGRDAYTANSLTSLAWLFAA; this comes from the coding sequence GTGAGCGGGCCCGGTCCGATGCCGCGCCGGCTCGACGACGTCCGCGACCTCGTGGCCGCGCGCCTTCCCGGCCGCCGGGTCGGCGCGGTGCGGCTGCTGGGCCAGGGCCTGGACAATGTGGCGTACGAGGTCGGCGGCGAGCTGATCGTGCGTTTCAGCCGGGAGGCCGACCCGGTCCGGCGGGCGGCGCTGACCGAGCGCGAGGCGCGGGTGCTCGCCGCGGTCGCCGCGCTCAGCCCGCTGCCGGTTCCCGTTCCCGCGTTCGCCGTGCCCGAGCAGGGCTGCCTGGCCTACCCGAAGCTCCCCGGCGTGCCGCTGGCGGACATGCCGCGGCGCTGGCGCGAGACCCACGGCGCCCCGATCGCCGAGGCGCTCGGAGACCTGCTCGCCGTGCTGCACGCCGACCCGGTGGAGCCGTGGGCGGAGCTGGTCGGCGTCGACGACCAGCCACCGGCCGGGTGGCTGCGCGAAGCCGCCGAGACGTACCGGGCGGTCGCCGGGCAGGTTCCGGCGGTGCACCGCCGGGCCGTCGAGGCGTTCCTGGACGCCGCGCCGCCGCGCGACGGGCACCGCCGCGTGTTCTCGCACAACGACCTGGGCATCGAGCACGTCCTCGTCGATCCGGCCGGGCGCGCGGTGACCGGCGTCATCGACTGGAGTGACGCCGCCGTCTGCGATCCGGCGTACGACCTCGGCCTGGTCTACCGCGACCTGGGCCCGGCCGCGCTGCGCGCGGCGCTCGGGCGCCGCCGCGACGGCGCCGGGGAGGTCGCGGCACTCGCCGTGCGGGCCGTGTTCTACGCCCGGTGCAGCGTCTTCGAGGACCTGGCCTACGGCCTCCACACCGGACGCGACGCCTACACCGCCAACAGCCTCACCTCGTTGGCCTGGCTGTTCGCGGCATAG
- a CDS encoding carbohydrate ABC transporter permease, with protein MSRRTKTAIYGVLCLLALPFLFPTWWMITSSVKPVNEIFAFPPTLWPSEVRFDAYRRAFELQPFAQQYFNSMYIALLVTVGTLAVSAMAGYAFARIRFPGANVLFVVILTGLLIPSEVTIVPLFKMFDAWGMVDTHWPLILVPILGAPGVLATFIMRQFFLALPGELEEAARVDGLGRFAIFRLIALPLARPALGAVAIFTFLHSWNLYLEPIVFLSSSEMFTLPQALTQFTDAYGGPMWDIQLSAATMTALPVLAVFVIAQRQFIEGLAHTGLKG; from the coding sequence ATGAGTCGTAGGACCAAGACCGCGATCTACGGCGTGCTGTGCCTGCTGGCACTGCCGTTCCTGTTCCCGACCTGGTGGATGATCACGTCGTCGGTCAAGCCGGTCAACGAGATCTTCGCGTTCCCGCCGACGCTGTGGCCCTCGGAGGTCCGGTTCGACGCCTACCGCCGGGCGTTCGAGCTCCAGCCCTTCGCCCAGCAGTACTTCAACAGCATGTACATCGCCCTGCTCGTCACCGTCGGCACCCTGGCCGTGTCGGCGATGGCCGGGTACGCCTTCGCGCGCATCCGGTTCCCCGGGGCGAACGTGCTGTTCGTGGTGATCCTGACCGGGCTGCTCATCCCGAGCGAGGTCACCATCGTGCCGCTGTTCAAGATGTTCGACGCGTGGGGCATGGTCGACACCCACTGGCCGCTGATCCTCGTGCCGATCCTGGGCGCACCCGGCGTGCTGGCCACGTTCATCATGCGGCAGTTCTTCCTCGCGCTGCCCGGCGAGCTGGAGGAGGCGGCCCGCGTGGACGGCCTCGGCCGGTTCGCGATCTTCCGGCTGATCGCGCTGCCGCTGGCCCGCCCCGCCCTCGGCGCGGTCGCGATCTTCACCTTCCTGCACAGCTGGAACCTCTACCTCGAACCGATCGTGTTCCTGTCCAGCTCCGAGATGTTCACGCTGCCGCAGGCCCTCACCCAGTTCACCGACGCGTACGGCGGACCCATGTGGGACATCCAGCTGTCGGCGGCGACCATGACCGCGCTGCCGGTGCTGGCCGTGTTCGTCATCGCGCAGCGGCAGTTCATCGAGGGCCTGGCCCACACCGGGCTCAAGGGGTAG
- a CDS encoding acetylxylan esterase, whose protein sequence is MPITEPDPQRYRSPLRAPDDFDAFWAGTLAQTRAHPLDARFTPAWSRTIEVYDVTFAGFGGHPVKAWLALPAGTDRPLPCVVEFPGYGGGRGLAHECLLYAAAGYAHLFMDVRGQGSGWRHGDTPDPVGTGPQHPGFMTRGVLDPDTYYYRRVIADAVRAVEAARAFPLVDAARVAVTGESQGGGLALAVAALVPELAAVAPDVPFLCDHRRGAELATAGPYREVTAYLAVHRDHEHQVFRTLSYCDGVLFAARATAPALFSVAHMDASCPPSTVYAAYHRYAGPKRIEAYPFNGHEGGEAVQDAARLAFLDEVFGR, encoded by the coding sequence GTGCCGATCACCGAACCGGACCCGCAGCGGTACCGCAGCCCGCTGCGGGCCCCGGACGACTTCGACGCCTTCTGGGCGGGCACCCTGGCCCAGACCCGCGCGCACCCGCTCGACGCGCGGTTCACCCCGGCCTGGTCGAGAACCATCGAGGTGTACGACGTCACCTTCGCCGGGTTCGGCGGGCACCCGGTCAAGGCCTGGCTGGCCCTGCCCGCCGGGACCGACCGCCCGCTGCCCTGCGTGGTGGAGTTCCCCGGCTACGGCGGCGGCCGCGGGCTGGCCCACGAGTGCCTGCTCTACGCCGCCGCAGGCTACGCCCACCTGTTCATGGACGTACGCGGCCAGGGCAGCGGTTGGCGCCACGGCGACACCCCCGACCCGGTCGGCACCGGACCCCAGCACCCCGGGTTCATGACCCGCGGGGTGCTCGACCCGGACACCTACTACTACCGCCGCGTGATCGCCGACGCGGTGCGCGCGGTCGAGGCCGCCCGCGCGTTCCCGCTCGTCGACGCCGCCCGCGTCGCCGTCACGGGGGAGAGCCAGGGCGGCGGCCTGGCCCTGGCCGTCGCGGCTCTCGTGCCGGAGCTCGCGGCGGTCGCGCCGGACGTGCCGTTCCTGTGCGACCACCGGCGCGGCGCCGAGCTGGCCACCGCCGGGCCGTACCGGGAGGTCACCGCCTATCTCGCCGTGCACCGTGACCACGAGCACCAGGTCTTCCGGACGCTGTCGTACTGCGACGGGGTGCTGTTCGCCGCGCGGGCGACCGCGCCCGCGCTGTTCAGCGTGGCGCACATGGACGCCAGCTGCCCGCCGTCCACCGTGTACGCCGCCTACCACCGCTACGCCGGACCCAAGCGCATCGAGGCGTACCCGTTCAACGGCCACGAGGGCGGCGAGGCCGTCCAGGACGCCGCCCGGCTGGCCTTCCTGGACGAGGTCTTCGGCCGCTGA
- a CDS encoding sensor domain-containing diguanylate cyclase, which produces MRADDRVRSTAWPVYAAVSAALLLAYLATTGHDLPQAMIFIGSNLAAVVAILLGIRLHRPSIRAPWYLLAAGQATYLLGNVHWYVQAALAGRPTAFPSPGAEAFLLSYLLNALALLLLIRARRTGRDWSALLDALIVTTAFTSLNFVLVVSPLLGTTRLSPYGQVLAGVYPFLDMVFLILATRLFFGAGRSHGALVPLAAWAGALLAADWGYGLQQVRGTGQDGDLPFYGYLLSFLFIGVAALHPAMRDVTALREHEHVAGRVRLVTLALCGLAVPALVVNSVRHGELIEPIVLACASAVMFVLLMLRVSDLLTKVVAAGQQERGRLQQFLEAIPIGVDVRDAATGGPVYANRVAGRILGYDPGLVGSPEQLPHLYTSGTDQPFPPDRLPLAQARRGRTASVDDLEVDVDAHRRRLRVVATPIRDDGRIVYVLVAFADITAERRMAEELRQLSVIDELTGVNNRRGFLRAARAKLEAAQRSRTPAVLLFVDLDGLKKINDTYGHGAGDDAIRSTAGLLQGSIRRRDVLGRIGGDEFCVLLTEAATIGDVELWARRLREQVARHNDTADQPYGLAVTVGAAFLEHGGSATVEELIDSADAAMYRARQPDGDPDSDGPVRIVRQPAVTHPGGT; this is translated from the coding sequence GTGAGAGCGGACGATCGCGTCCGCAGCACGGCGTGGCCGGTGTACGCGGCCGTGTCCGCCGCGCTGCTGCTCGCCTACCTGGCCACGACCGGCCACGACCTGCCCCAGGCGATGATCTTCATCGGGTCGAACCTGGCGGCGGTGGTGGCGATCCTGCTCGGGATACGGCTGCACCGGCCGTCGATCCGGGCACCGTGGTATCTGCTCGCCGCCGGACAGGCCACCTACCTGCTGGGCAACGTCCACTGGTACGTCCAGGCCGCCCTGGCCGGCCGCCCGACCGCCTTCCCCTCACCCGGGGCCGAGGCGTTCCTGCTCTCCTACCTGCTCAACGCGCTCGCGCTGCTGTTGCTGATCCGGGCCAGGCGCACCGGCCGGGACTGGTCGGCGCTGCTCGACGCGCTCATCGTCACCACCGCCTTCACCAGCCTCAACTTCGTGCTCGTGGTGTCGCCGCTGCTGGGCACGACCCGGCTGTCGCCGTACGGCCAGGTGCTCGCCGGGGTCTACCCCTTCCTCGACATGGTCTTCCTCATCCTGGCGACCCGGCTGTTCTTCGGCGCCGGGCGGAGCCACGGCGCGCTCGTCCCCCTGGCGGCGTGGGCGGGTGCGCTGCTGGCGGCGGACTGGGGGTACGGCCTGCAACAGGTGCGGGGCACCGGCCAGGACGGGGACCTGCCGTTCTACGGATACCTGCTGTCGTTCCTGTTCATCGGCGTCGCGGCCCTGCATCCGGCGATGCGCGACGTCACCGCCCTGCGGGAGCACGAGCACGTGGCCGGCCGGGTCCGGCTGGTGACGCTGGCGCTGTGCGGGCTCGCCGTGCCGGCGCTGGTCGTCAACTCGGTCCGCCACGGGGAGCTGATCGAGCCGATCGTCCTGGCCTGCGCCTCCGCCGTGATGTTCGTCCTGCTCATGCTGCGGGTCAGCGACCTGCTGACGAAGGTCGTCGCGGCGGGTCAGCAGGAGCGCGGCCGCCTCCAGCAGTTCCTGGAGGCGATCCCGATCGGCGTCGACGTCCGCGACGCCGCGACCGGCGGTCCCGTCTACGCCAACCGGGTCGCCGGGCGCATCCTCGGCTACGACCCCGGCCTGGTCGGCTCGCCGGAGCAGCTGCCGCACCTCTACACCAGCGGCACCGACCAGCCCTTTCCGCCGGACCGCCTGCCGCTGGCCCAGGCGCGCAGAGGCCGGACGGCGTCCGTCGACGACCTGGAGGTGGACGTCGACGCCCACCGCCGCCGGTTGCGGGTCGTCGCGACGCCCATCCGCGACGACGGCCGGATCGTGTACGTCCTAGTCGCCTTCGCCGACATCACCGCCGAGCGCCGGATGGCCGAGGAGCTGCGGCAGCTGTCGGTGATCGACGAGCTGACCGGGGTCAACAACCGCCGCGGGTTCCTGCGCGCCGCGCGGGCGAAGCTGGAGGCGGCCCAGCGGTCCCGCACCCCCGCGGTGCTCCTGTTCGTCGACCTCGACGGGCTTAAGAAGATCAACGACACCTACGGCCACGGCGCCGGCGACGACGCCATCCGCAGCACCGCCGGCCTGCTGCAGGGCTCCATCCGCCGCCGCGACGTGCTGGGGCGCATCGGCGGAGACGAGTTCTGCGTGCTGCTCACCGAGGCCGCGACGATCGGCGACGTCGAGCTGTGGGCGCGCCGCCTGCGCGAGCAGGTCGCCCGGCACAACGACACCGCCGACCAGCCGTACGGGCTGGCCGTCACCGTCGGTGCCGCGTTCCTGGAGCACGGCGGCTCCGCCACCGTCGAGGAGCTGATCGACAGCGCCGACGCGGCCATGTACCGGGCCCGGCAACCAGACGGCGACCCTGACTCCGACGGCCCCGTCCGGATCGTCCGGCAGCCCGCCGTCACGCACCCGGGCGGCACGTGA
- a CDS encoding M4 family metallopeptidase — protein sequence MKIRKRHLAATSLAATFVLVTAATSPANSADVHSSTVSLSPLAAAAASAGALVTSRPDTIMGSAGETYTHRDALAANGLTYVPYERTYQGLPVVGGDFVVVTDAAGKVVFTSVAQQNRIGSVATTPAITASSAELVARKQLTKVDSVESTRLVVSALTGAARLAWQTTVVGTGAQGHSRLTVTVDARTGAVLDKLEHVTSGTGNGNWEGAVTVATKLSGSTYSLSSPNTTNMPCQNATGNATFTGSDDVWGNGVGTNRETGCVDALYGAEKEASMLSAWLGRNGMNGSGGAWPIRVGLNDLNAYYDGTQVQIGKNSAGAWIGATDVIAHEMGHGVDDTTPGGISRSGTQEFVADVFGAATETYAANPNDPADFTVGEEINLTGSGPIRNMYNPSLKGHANCYSSSIPGAEVHAAAGPGNHWFYLLAIGSNAAGQPVSPTCNSTTVTGIGVQKALKIFYGAMLMKTTSSSYLKYRLWTLTAAKSQYPGSCTEFNAVKAAWNAVSVPAQAGEPTCP from the coding sequence GTGAAGATCCGCAAGAGGCACCTGGCCGCGACCAGCCTGGCCGCGACCTTCGTGCTGGTGACCGCGGCCACCAGCCCGGCCAACAGCGCAGACGTGCACTCGTCCACGGTGTCCCTGAGCCCGCTCGCGGCCGCCGCCGCCAGCGCCGGCGCCCTGGTGACCAGCCGGCCCGACACGATCATGGGCAGCGCGGGCGAGACCTACACCCACCGCGACGCGCTCGCGGCCAACGGGCTCACCTACGTCCCCTACGAGCGGACCTACCAGGGCCTGCCCGTCGTCGGCGGCGACTTCGTCGTCGTGACCGACGCGGCCGGCAAGGTGGTCTTCACGTCGGTCGCCCAGCAGAACCGGATCGGTTCGGTCGCCACCACCCCGGCGATCACCGCCTCCTCGGCCGAGCTGGTGGCCCGCAAGCAGCTGACCAAGGTCGACTCGGTCGAGAGCACCCGGCTCGTGGTGTCCGCGCTGACCGGCGCCGCCCGGCTGGCGTGGCAGACCACGGTCGTCGGCACCGGCGCGCAGGGCCACAGCCGCCTGACCGTCACCGTCGACGCCAGGACCGGCGCCGTGCTCGACAAGCTGGAGCACGTCACCAGCGGCACGGGCAACGGCAACTGGGAGGGCGCGGTCACCGTCGCGACCAAGCTCAGCGGCAGCACGTACTCGCTGTCCAGCCCGAACACCACCAACATGCCGTGCCAGAACGCGACGGGCAACGCGACCTTCACCGGGTCCGACGACGTCTGGGGCAACGGCGTGGGCACCAACCGGGAGACCGGCTGCGTCGACGCGCTCTACGGTGCCGAGAAGGAAGCCTCGATGCTCAGCGCGTGGCTCGGCCGCAACGGCATGAACGGCTCCGGCGGCGCCTGGCCGATCCGGGTCGGCCTGAACGACCTCAACGCGTACTACGACGGCACCCAGGTCCAGATCGGCAAGAACAGCGCGGGTGCCTGGATCGGCGCCACCGACGTCATCGCCCACGAGATGGGCCACGGCGTCGACGACACCACCCCCGGCGGCATCTCCCGCAGCGGCACCCAGGAGTTCGTGGCCGACGTCTTCGGCGCCGCCACGGAGACCTACGCGGCCAACCCGAACGACCCGGCCGACTTCACCGTCGGCGAGGAGATCAACCTGACCGGCAGCGGCCCGATCCGCAACATGTACAACCCGTCGCTGAAGGGGCACGCGAACTGCTACTCCAGCAGCATCCCCGGCGCTGAGGTCCACGCCGCGGCCGGCCCCGGCAACCACTGGTTCTACCTGCTCGCCATCGGCAGCAACGCCGCCGGCCAGCCGGTGAGCCCGACCTGCAACAGCACCACCGTAACCGGCATCGGCGTGCAGAAGGCCCTGAAGATCTTCTACGGCGCGATGCTGATGAAGACCACGTCGAGCAGCTACCTCAAGTACCGGCTCTGGACGCTGACCGCGGCCAAGAGCCAGTACCCGGGCAGCTGCACCGAGTTCAACGCGGTCAAGGCGGCATGGAACGCGGTCAGCGTCCCGGCCCAGGCCGGCGAGCCGACCTGCCCGTAA
- a CDS encoding chromate resistance protein ChrB domain-containing protein: protein MSVWATRAGVHIDRAACAWLIRRTVDPEARFVFVSDPADIPDDATPFDMRGVELGHHAGDCTFETILRRYEVGDPVLWKIAEVVHEADLDDERFHAPEAPGLDAVLRGLSMVADDARILALTAPMFDGLYEYFRRGLLLDRTPV from the coding sequence GTGAGCGTCTGGGCGACCCGAGCCGGTGTCCACATAGATCGAGCCGCGTGCGCGTGGCTGATCCGCCGCACGGTCGACCCCGAGGCGCGGTTCGTCTTCGTCAGCGACCCCGCTGACATTCCCGATGACGCCACCCCGTTCGACATGCGCGGGGTCGAGTTGGGCCACCACGCCGGAGACTGCACCTTCGAGACGATCCTTCGCCGCTACGAGGTCGGCGACCCGGTGCTGTGGAAGATCGCCGAGGTCGTCCACGAGGCCGATCTGGACGACGAGCGGTTCCACGCACCGGAGGCCCCTGGACTCGACGCGGTCCTGCGCGGGCTGTCGATGGTCGCCGACGATGCGCGGATCCTCGCGCTGACCGCACCGATGTTCGACGGGTTGTACGAGTACTTCCGCCGGGGCCTGCTCCTGGACCGCACCCCCGTGTAG
- a CDS encoding YafY family protein — translation MRADRLLSLVLLLQSRGRQTAAQLAAEAGVSLRTIYRDMQALGAAGIPVYADATGYALVDGYRTQLTGLTAAEARGLVLTGLPGVAADLGLAEAVAAAQLKLSAALPPALRERADRMRQRFHLDAPGWYEDGDSCDQLAAVADAVWRQQALRIAYDGWTALAEHRLEPYGLVLKAGKWYLVAHGDRGVRTFRVGQIRELSVLPETFAWPDGFDLVAHWHAHIADFRARLYGGEALVRLAPQALERLPHLLGRAVADAAAAGEVQADGWILARVPIESDSHAETQFLRLGAQAQILAPASLRDRIAATVAELSDMYTAPQPGGGRR, via the coding sequence GTGCGCGCCGACCGCCTGCTGAGCCTCGTCCTGCTGTTGCAGAGCCGCGGCCGGCAGACGGCCGCCCAGCTCGCCGCCGAGGCGGGCGTGTCACTGCGCACGATCTACCGGGACATGCAGGCGCTGGGCGCCGCGGGGATCCCGGTCTACGCCGACGCGACCGGGTACGCCCTGGTCGACGGCTACCGTACGCAGCTGACCGGGCTGACCGCGGCAGAGGCGCGCGGCCTGGTGCTGACCGGGCTGCCCGGGGTGGCCGCCGATCTGGGGCTGGCCGAGGCGGTCGCGGCGGCGCAGCTGAAGCTGTCCGCCGCGCTGCCGCCGGCGCTGCGCGAGCGCGCCGACCGGATGCGGCAGCGGTTCCACCTCGACGCTCCCGGCTGGTATGAGGACGGCGACAGCTGCGACCAGCTCGCCGCCGTCGCCGACGCGGTGTGGCGCCAGCAGGCCCTGCGGATCGCCTACGACGGGTGGACCGCGCTGGCCGAGCACCGGCTGGAGCCGTACGGGCTGGTCCTCAAGGCGGGCAAGTGGTATCTGGTCGCCCACGGTGACCGCGGGGTGCGCACGTTCCGGGTCGGCCAGATCCGCGAGCTGTCGGTCCTGCCGGAGACGTTCGCCTGGCCGGACGGGTTCGACCTGGTGGCGCACTGGCACGCGCACATCGCGGACTTCCGGGCGCGCCTCTACGGCGGCGAGGCCCTGGTGCGCCTGGCCCCGCAGGCGCTGGAGCGGTTGCCGCACCTGCTGGGACGCGCGGTCGCCGACGCGGCTGCCGCGGGCGAGGTGCAGGCGGACGGCTGGATCCTGGCCCGCGTGCCGATCGAGTCCGACAGCCACGCCGAGACACAGTTCCTGCGCCTGGGCGCCCAGGCGCAGATCCTGGCGCCCGCCTCGCTGCGCGACCGGATCGCCGCCACCGTGGCGGAGCTGTCCGATATGTACACCGCACCGCAGCCGGGCGGGGGTCGGCGGTGA